A stretch of Streptococcus chenjunshii DNA encodes these proteins:
- a CDS encoding glutathione S-transferase C-terminal domain-containing protein, which produces MPNYTNPNIKPVEIKPRPVETKTEIDERGAFQRQPNHFTRPFGDGKGELKAEKGRYHLYWAKGCHWSNRASIVRELLGLEDAISVTIVGHDYKDPEKRRYGWDFAAYENQVDPTTGAEFLSEFYYRADPDYTGRTTVPALVDLETYTVANNDYHRLTNYLEVNFKPFQKDNAPDLYPEELRNDIDNLNDNILFPFVNNGVYRMMFAQSLVAYEEAFDDFFTTLDVLEKRLENNRFLFGDYVTDSDVRFFVTLARFDTHYYRNLGPIKKRISEYTNIWGYARDLYEIPAFKHNTYFHDIARGWDTKKEKLFVDFNSRFADDIDFDAIWSAPQKREYLSKTPEQKFLIG; this is translated from the coding sequence ATGCCAAACTATACAAATCCTAATATCAAACCAGTAGAAATAAAACCCCGCCCTGTTGAAACGAAAACGGAAATTGATGAACGCGGTGCTTTTCAACGTCAACCAAACCATTTTACAAGACCATTTGGAGACGGTAAGGGCGAATTGAAGGCAGAAAAAGGACGCTATCATTTATATTGGGCAAAAGGATGCCACTGGTCGAATCGTGCTTCTATTGTTCGAGAATTATTAGGTTTAGAAGATGCCATTTCTGTTACAATTGTCGGACACGATTACAAAGACCCGGAAAAACGCCGATATGGATGGGATTTTGCTGCTTATGAAAACCAAGTTGATCCAACAACAGGGGCCGAATTCTTGTCTGAATTTTATTATCGTGCCGATCCAGACTATACTGGTCGGACAACCGTACCAGCCCTTGTAGATTTAGAAACTTATACAGTTGCCAATAATGACTATCACCGATTGACCAATTATCTGGAAGTTAATTTTAAACCGTTCCAAAAGGATAATGCACCTGATCTTTACCCAGAAGAGCTGCGTAATGATATTGATAATTTGAACGATAATATCCTTTTTCCATTTGTTAACAATGGCGTTTATCGAATGATGTTTGCCCAGTCTTTGGTTGCTTATGAAGAGGCATTCGATGATTTCTTCACAACTTTAGATGTGCTTGAAAAACGATTGGAGAATAATAGATTTTTGTTTGGTGATTATGTTACAGACAGCGATGTGCGCTTTTTTGTCACTTTAGCACGTTTTGATACACATTACTATCGAAATTTAGGTCCAATTAAGAAGCGAATTTCCGAATACACCAATATTTGGGGCTATGCTCGTGACCTGTATGAAATTCCAGCTTTTAAACACAATACTTATTTTCACGATATTGCGCGTGGTTGGGATACAAAAAAAGAAAAATTATTTGTTGATTTCAACTCACGATTTGCTGATGACATTGATTTCGATGCAATATGGTCAGCACCACAAAAAAGAGAATACCTTTCAAAAACGCCCGAACAAAAATTTCTAATAGGTTGA